In bacterium, a single genomic region encodes these proteins:
- the lysA gene encoding diaminopimelate decarboxylase has translation MSDRLRREIAGVPVADLARDFGTPTYVYDAAVIAERIADLAPFDVVRYAQKANSNLAVLDLCRRHGVLVDAVSAGEIHRALAAGYEPGGAPPAIVYTSDIFDREALDLVVQHGIPVNCGSPDMLDQYGERVPGGEVTLRINPGFGHGHSQKTNTGGEQSKHGIWHEGLDAALERAAAHRLKVTGLHMHIGSGADLEHLALVASAMEQLARRVGASVHMISAGGGLPVPYRPGDPRMDVPAYFGLWDTARKHLEAEFGHPVGIEIEPGRFLAAEAGFLVTEIRAIKQNGANRFYLVDAGFNTLARPAMYGAYHPMSIVPADDTPRAIQEVVVGGPLCESGDIFTQEEGGIVRHELLPEARVGEYLIVETAGAYGFVMASNYNSKPQPAEVMIVNGKAHLARARQSSADLLRGERLPLSDDA, from the coding sequence ATGTCCGATCGCCTGCGTCGCGAGATCGCTGGGGTGCCGGTCGCGGACCTTGCCCGCGATTTCGGCACGCCCACCTACGTCTACGATGCAGCCGTCATCGCCGAGCGCATCGCCGATCTCGCGCCTTTCGATGTGGTCCGGTACGCGCAGAAGGCGAATTCGAACCTGGCGGTCCTCGATCTGTGTCGTCGTCACGGGGTGCTGGTCGATGCGGTCAGCGCTGGCGAGATCCACCGCGCGTTGGCCGCGGGCTACGAGCCCGGCGGCGCCCCGCCCGCGATCGTCTACACCTCGGATATCTTCGACCGGGAGGCCCTCGATCTCGTCGTCCAGCACGGCATTCCCGTAAACTGCGGCTCCCCGGACATGCTCGACCAATACGGCGAGCGAGTGCCCGGTGGCGAAGTCACCCTGCGCATCAATCCGGGTTTTGGCCACGGCCATAGCCAGAAGACGAACACCGGTGGCGAGCAATCCAAGCACGGCATCTGGCACGAGGGGCTCGACGCCGCACTCGAGCGCGCGGCCGCGCACCGGTTGAAAGTGACCGGCCTGCACATGCATATCGGTTCCGGTGCGGATCTCGAACACCTGGCTCTGGTGGCGAGTGCCATGGAGCAGCTTGCCCGGCGCGTCGGTGCGAGTGTGCACATGATCAGCGCAGGAGGTGGACTTCCGGTTCCCTATCGGCCGGGCGATCCGCGGATGGACGTCCCGGCGTACTTCGGGCTGTGGGATACCGCTCGCAAGCACCTGGAAGCGGAGTTCGGCCACCCGGTCGGTATCGAGATCGAGCCGGGTCGCTTCCTGGCGGCCGAAGCCGGTTTTCTCGTGACCGAGATCCGGGCGATCAAACAGAACGGCGCAAACCGCTTCTATCTGGTGGACGCCGGATTCAACACCCTGGCCCGCCCCGCCATGTACGGCGCCTATCATCCGATGTCGATCGTCCCGGCGGACGACACCCCTCGGGCGATTCAGGAGGTCGTGGTCGGCGGCCCTCTCTGCGAGAGTGGCGATATCTTCACGCAGGAAGAGGGCGGCATCGTTCGCCACGAGCTGCTGCCCGAAGCCCGGGTTGGCGAGTACCTGATCGTGGAGACCGCAGGAGCCTATGGTTTCGTGATGGCCTCGAACTACAACTCGAAGCCCCAGCCTGCCGAGGTGATGATCGTGAACGGCAAGGCGCATCTGGCCCGCGCGCGTCAGAGTTCGGCGGACCTGCTCCGCGGAGAGCGCCTGCCGCTGAGCGACGACGCCTAG